The Salvia miltiorrhiza cultivar Shanhuang (shh) chromosome 2, IMPLAD_Smil_shh, whole genome shotgun sequence DNA window TGGTGATTGGGGATGGAGTTCTTACTCCTGCAATTTCGGGTATGAGCAGACGCCCGTTGCTTTGGCTTTTGTTGTGCTGCAAAAGATTAGGAAATGAAATGGTTGGGTATTATATGATATGAGAAttgcttttgttttgttttgtttgagcaTGCAGTGTTTTCAGCAGTATCAGGATTGGAGCTTCTTGTTTCAAAGCATCATCACCAATGTAAGTCCTCTTTGATCTTCCTCAAGTTTATCACGTTTCACGCTGGCATCAATCCCCTATGTTTGGAATTGGAACTGGTGTGTTGCTCAAATTTTACAAGTCAAGGAATTCAGTTGATGGCTTATTTGGTAGCAGACTGTAGATTTTCGAGTTCTTGATATTTTTGTTGTGCAAACAACCGTGTAGAAACACCAGTTCCTTGCCAGGTTTAAGCTCTATCTTGAGAGCTTGTTTTCAGCTCTTCAGTTAGATGCCGAGGTTTAAAATGCAGGTTTGACTTTGTGAACTGCGTCAATTGGTAGAAATATGGTAAAACAAGGGGTTATCTTTGAGATTGTCAGTGGAATATGTCAAGGAAGTCGGTTAATATTCTAATTCCTTTTATTTTCTAGTGATTATCGTTGGATTggaatcttttttattttctgtagACTGCAGCAGTTCAAAAATAATGATAACGTGTAACGAAAATGCATTACTGTGGGGCCTTTTGTATACTAGGACAAGGTTTTGGTCTTCATCAAAGTTATCTAAGTATTGACCATTCTTGGAATTGTGGTACACTGTATAGTTATCATCATAAGTGGAGATGCAACTCTGATTAAAACAATGCTGATTGTGTGCATTCGATGATTGTTTTTTCTATGGACATCCTAGTACCTCTGTGAAGTGAAGCACGTAGAATAGTTGAGACAAGGCCCTCAGAGTGAAATGATTTTTCGAAAAGAGGTTAACTTTGCAGTATGTTCGCGACATCCCAACAGTTCTATGTGAATCGTAAAagttcaaataaaataaagtgtTAAGCCTTGTAGCAAGCATGCTAGTTTGAATAGTAGATCACCTAAAATCTTCAAACGCATCGTATTTGGATAGCACCTTAGCAATAGTATGATTGGCAATAATCTTGTTATATAATGATCATCCATTTCTTTTATATTGGATTTGGTGTTAGTGTAGTGGTATGCAAGGTGAACTACttatataaattatagtttgaGTTGATTTTGTGTCGTTGCCCTATTTTTATTTCCTGGCTTGAGACAAATTGTTGGCTCGTGCATTCCGTGACCACCTTAGCTTGAAATGTAAAGCTCATGCACCATGCTAAAAGCATACAAAAACAGAATGTGGAACTTATAGGGTAAAAACTAGAACAAAATAGCTCAGAAATATCTAAGTTTTATCTCATAAAAGATCTTATGTGCAACTGATTTAAGATGTTTTCCAAATGCGAGACATACTGTCAAATCTATAGTAAAGATCTTGTATGCTTCAATTTAAGAGTATACGAATCGATTGAATTGGGAtactttttattaattttgtctGTTCCTGCAGATATAGAGGTTCCAGTTGTTTGCATAATTCTGGTGTTCCTATTTTCTTTGCAACATTTTGGGACCCATCGGATCGGATTTCTGTTCGGACCAGTCGTGATAACCTGGCTGTTGTGCATCAGTTCGATTGGGGTGTACAATATTTTCCAGTGGAATCCCCATGTTTACGAGGCACTCTCTCCTTATTACATGTACAAGTTCTTGAAGAAGACCCAGAGACAAGGCTGGATGTCGTTGGGCGGGATCTTGTTATGTATAACAGGTACTCAGACCTCGCGATCTGCAGCTTCGTTTCCTGTTCAAAACCAATAGCTAAATGCAGTTATATACGTACGTTCAGGTTCGGAAGCCATGTATGCTGATCTTGGTCACTTTTCCCAGTTGTCCATCAAGGTAAAATCAAACTAGCTGGTTTTCTTGATATCCGATTTTGGGTGATCCACGGAATATAATGCATCGTGTTTGAAAGAAAATGCACTGCTGCCTCATTGCAGGTAGCGTTTAGCTTTGTGGTCTATCCATCTTTAGTCTTGGCTTATATGGGACAAGCTGCTTATCTTTCCACACATCACATAATCGAGAACGACTACCCCATCGGGTTCTATGTTTCAGTTCCCGGTATATGAAAATCCTCCTCTTTCCATCTCAACTTGAGCTTTCTAAGCATGGTTTtgtgtcatatatatatatatatatctatgttATGGTGCAGAAAAGCTGCGTTGGCCGGTGCTTGGAATTGCTATACTCGCAGCCGTGGTTGGAAGCCAAGCCATCATCACCGGGACCTTTTCCATCATCAAGCAATGCAGCGCTCTTGGTTGCTTCCCGAGGGTCAAGATAATCCACACGTCGTCTAAGATATGTGGCCGGATTTACATCCCAGAAATTAACTGGACTTTGATGCTGCTTTGCTTGGCTGTTACAATCGGCTTTAGGAATACGAAGCACATCAGCAATGCATCGGGTAATGTTCGTCTCCATTCATATTTACTATCGTGTAATTGGATCGTTTCTTGATAGACAGATAAATACTCGATCCTATGTATTGTCAGTCGACGTCTGTTAACGTATAACATTTCGTTTCGTATATAATAGGTCTGGCAGTGATAACAGTTATGTTGGTGACAACATGCCTTATGTCTCTTGTGATCATACTCTGCTGGAACAGAAGCGCCCTTCTCGCCATCGCATTCGCGCTCTTCTTCGGCTCCATCGAGGCGCTCTACTTCTCGTCCGCGTTGATCAAGTTCCTCGAAGGCGCTTGGGTCCCGGTCGCCCTGTCTTTTGTCTTCCTCGTCGTCATGTTCGTCTGGCATTACGGCACCATGAAAAAGTACGAGTTCGATGTACAGAACAAGGTCTCCCTCAACTGGCTCCTCCGTGTCGGCCCGGACCTCGGTGTTGTCCGTGTCCGAGGCATCGGCCTCATCCACACCGAGCTCGTCTCCGGTATTCCAGCCATCTTATCCCATTTCGTCGCGAACCTCCCTGCTTTCCACCAGGTTCTGGTCTTCTTCTGCGTCAAGTACGTCCCGGTGCCTCACGTTCGGCCGGAGGAGAGGTTCCTCGTCGGAAGGGTCGGCCCGAGGGAGTACAGAGTGTACCGGTGCATAGCTCGTTACGGGTACCGCGACGCCCTCTTGGACGACGTCACGTTCGAGGAGGACCTCGTGGGCACCATAGCCGAGTTCATCCGGTCGGAACGAAAGCATCACGAGCACTCCGAGGATGGCTTCGAGGGCAAAGATAGGATGACTGTGGTAGGGAGACCCTCTGCGTTTAAGATAGGGGATGATGCCGAGGTTCCGATGAAGAGGGTGAGATTCGTGGTGCCGGAAGTGGACAAACAAGgggaggcggaggtggaggagTTGATGGAGGCGAGGGAGGCGGGGATGGCGTTTATACTCGGGCATTGCCACGTGAAGGCGAAGGCGGGGTCGGGGTTGATGAAGAGGATCGCCATTGATGTGGGGTATGGTTTCTTGAGAAGGAACTCGAGGGCACCTACATATATGAAGAGCTTTCCTCATGCATCCACTTTGGAGGTAGGAATGATTTACCATGTATGAGTGTGATGATACAGAGATAATACATGTTCCTAGTTAGGTGTAAATAGTGTTTCATCTCTCTATGTCGATCCAACTAAACCAAAGTAACTCTTGTATCTTGCTCTTGCATGTAATATCTAAAAACAATGTCGTTTTGAAAAGAgcttaaaaaatgcaaaaattcaCAATCTTGAATTTGCCTTTAAAAATTCACAAAAGTTTAatgatgtgattttttttttcttctaattctTAAACTTAAAACAACATCGTTAAGCTGTAAGTGGAATAGAATACTTTTGCATAATGTATACATCATCTTGGAGCTTCGCACGTCATAGTTCGAGCCCAAAAGTATAAGTTCATATCATTTTTGCAAATTTCATGAAAGGTGcgaactctttttttttttttgctttattaTATAGGTCGGGTCATTTGCTTTAAAAATTGGGCCATAAATTACAATTAACCCATGAATAACCAAGTGATGTAACACGTATACGTAGTAAACATTTGAAAATGAATTTCATATATTTCACGAAGTGTGGATGTGCTATTTCATAGTATAAAATATTgggattttggcaaataaaatcatgaactattttaaatttacaattttaacgtgattttTGAAGTGTGGCTAATTATGTCatcatcttttcaatttttgcaattcaaTCCTCCCAGGTTTTTGCGGTCATTGgattattaaattagagtttaCGTTGACTAGTTCTTCATGTAATATTTATGTTACGACATCATTTGTAATAAAATTGTTGAATATTagaaattatggtgcaaatacagGGTGCAATTCGATGCtttaatttggagaaatttttaattgaaactgtacgaaacgacatcgtttaagCCTCGCAAAAACAATATTCTCTTTACTACTCCACGTAAGCTTCAAATCAACACTTCGGcgactggaaaaaaaaaattggggaacaaaattgcaaaaattgaaaagatggtgatttaatttgtcacacttcaaaagtcacgttaaagttaaaattttgaaataattcgtgaatttatttgccaaaatccctaaaatatttttgtactCTTTTTGctattcataaaaaataatatgaaatgtACAAAATGGGTTAAGAAAATGATATGTACAAAATATAGAAAGCATAAAGAGTAATTCGTAATAGtataacttataaactctttaaaagaaagaaaaaaattcaacTTATCTACTAAATCGATACGTGTGGTCGattattcttttatttggaTGAATCATATCATAATAATTTAGCATCAAATTTATCCCTTTGTTTGTCAATCCCGTAAGTGGTGATACATCAATAAAAGTAGAATgttaacataaatttaaaacaactaaaatattttaaaataaattttgttttcttagaAAAGTGATTAAAATACTGTAAAGTAGGTAATCACCACATAAACATATAATGGCTACATTGACATTTTAATGAAAGGTAAAAAGGAAAATTATTGGTTTTGGCCACAAGAGCATAGAATAGATCAAATCGGAAAACATGATAGGTGTGGTTCGTAAATCGCTTAGCCCTAAAGTAATGACTTGCCAACGATGAAATCAACCATAATTATACCTAATTAATaccaacaaaacacaacacttATTACAAACAACGATCATATTCTCATGCTTTTCAGCACTTTTGATTCTCATGATATAATGATCTGAAAGTCAGAGTTCTCTTTCTGACTTTTGAATATTTTACATTCTGATGTTTTATAATATAATCATTTTCCCCTAAAAATCGCATTAACAataaacctatatatatatatatatatatagggtgtggttctagagagaactacattatttgtgagaacgggagaaccatcaaatctaatgcatccactgtaaaaattaatgcattcgctgttaaaattaatgcactaaaaaaattaaaaaaaaatgctcccttcaggattcgaacccaggatctgcattcatctaacgagatgatgcatccaccgtagatcttgatgatcgaatggctgaaaatggttctccggtcttcttttatttatggttctttcttgaacctctccctatatatatatatatatatatatatatatatatatatatatatatatatatatatatttcatgatAAAACCTTGCTCAATAAGTAAGAGATGAATTAAACTTAGAAAAaaggttaaatatttttttgaattagaattataagaggtatctgaatataaaaaaaattaaatgttgATCGCTTGCGCgagtttttcatattttatttcatgaatacACAATACgttatacaaataaatatatattaataaaataaatcaccGGATTAATTGATAATACTTATAATATATGAATGGAATCTTGCCCGGTGGATCCAACATTTAAAAGAGATCAGTCTTCTTTCCagaaaagcaaaaataaaataaaaaatggaaataaataagcCATCTTAAGTAGTTAAGGTTTGTCAGTTGTCAACTGATCAAGAACACAACGAATATGAATCTTCATTATTGGACGGCCCTTTTATActgattttaaaataataataatgctcGATTGATTTGATGAAACCTAATCAATAATCATTATATTATGTCATCATAATTGGCTTGAAATCAAACAAAATCAATGTAAAATTTGCATTGAAACAATTTATATTATCTGGTGCAACACTATATGGACCTATCCGCCACGTCGACATACCTAACGAGACCGTTGGCCACTGACTTTATTGGCTCCAGCCAGCGACCcccataattatttatttatttccctaTATTATGGCCCAAATTATAGTCATCAACCTAAACTGCAACTTAAAAGAAATGTAATTTGATTCCCTTCAAAAAATGTAGTAATTTGATTTTAAACCAAGTGGGACAATCTAAAGTGTCCCAACGTTGTCTAAAGTCTAAAAATAATGTCGAATCTGAATTTTCATGAGCCAAACCTTGATGAATATTAttcttctttaaaaaaaaaaaatagtattatgaatatataaataataatattgctTTGTCAAAtgaataaaagaataaagtaATGTACTTAAAACTGATTTTGATGAAAGACTCTTCTTTGTGAGAGTTTTGGATTCAATTCCGCTTGCATGCGGAGTAGTGATTTCGATTGTGTGcgattattttctcatttttgtgtggtgtagaggtttCCGCACGCAGGTgatctatttaattatatttataaactttttgtaatttttattttttttaaatgattttgaTGAGATATTCTAGAGTCTTTTTATGATTGCTTTTTGATGTATTATCTGCTGACTGCACTTTCTTAAATAGTTTAAGTTAATTCTTGTAGCAACCTTCCTAGAACACTAGTTTTTAAATAGAGAAATAATCCACTTTAAATTTTGGCTCCTCACGTAAATTTTACGATCCCGaaaaaataaattcagaggCATTTTTATACTTTAGGTAAACATTGGATACAAAAAGCAACTCTTTAAACATTGGGTCATATTTTAAACTTTTGGCAAAGGTTGGGTGGAATGTTTTTTAAGACTTTAATTAGACAGATGTTGAGATATTTTTGAATATTATCCTAATTCAAGAATTGATTCAGTTGTTTAGTCTCGTGTTGTCAATACGGCAGCTAGAAATAGTACTTTCCCCATCTCATTAAAAGTGacgaattattttattatacataaaataaagtGAATGTATAAAGTGATAgcacatatatttttttataaattaaattttgccATTTATAAAAACAGGTGATCACTTACAGTGTGACAATCCAAAATAGAATACAAGCCACTTTCAATGGAAcaaatggagtaatatttttcaaGTATTCATTGTGATCAAttagaaattaaatttaaaggtTTAATGACGATGAACTcgaatttgtttaattttaggTATTAATCATTCTATCActacattaatttttttctataaatatCAAGTTACAAGTTTTTTTTAGGTGATCAAGTTACAGGTGTTATTTTTGTGTCTCACAAAACTTTtgcttcatttattttattttctatcttcATTACATGAAGACAATAATTTATCCACCGAAGTACATTAAGTAATATGTCTATTAGATACATATAAATTAGGAAAGAATAATATTTACATCTACAGGCTGGTCAAATCTAGAATACACATTTTAATTTTGACATATTAATACCCAATAAGTATATATTTTGTTTCTACTCTAGAACAGATTGAATTATCCAGTACTGAAAAATCTAGTTGGTTTAGCTGTCAAAATTCCACTAGTGAAATGCTGAAGAATTTTTTCCACGTCACTCCTAAATAATGCCGTTTAGGAATTACGAGTAAAACAAAACTTTAAAAAAGTTTAACAATTAAAAACATTCAGCATACTCCAAAgtccaaagaaagaaaaaaaaaaaacttcaacaCCATATGTATTAATATATGGTTTGATTTAATAATTTGTGGTAATAAAATATACTTTAATTACCTAAAATAATCTGCCTCGAAAACAATTACCTTAAATAAACATGAGTTTAATTAAGTTGCTATAAAAACATCTACGAAGGCCAATATTCCCGTTATGTTGAGAATTAAAGGGAATAGACACCTGTTTACCGGCACACCCGGTATCCGGTAGCCCTTCATCAACGCACACTTATATTCCCGTTATATAAGAACTCGCATATTAATATATGTGGGTGAGAGAGAAAGCGACAGCCAGAGCGcattagaattagggtttgcaGGAGGGAGAATCGTCTCCTTCTGCCAtttctcttttctctcacaTCTCTTTTCATACTTCCTTCGCCTCTCATGGCGTCGCAACTGCAGACAACCACGCCGGAATCCAACCGGAGAGGCGACGATTCAGCCGACGATTTCGTGGAAGCCGCATTCTTCCGCCGCCGGTGCTGCTGCTCGTGGACTTTACCTTGCTACGGAAGGCCGAAGACGAAGAATTGGGAGCGAATTTCGACATCGGAGAGCGAGCGCCACGACGACGGCGGAGAGCGGAGTTGGTGGAGCGACGGAGTGGAGGCGTTTAAGAAGGTGAGGGAATGGTCGGAGCTGGTGGCGGGGCCGAAGTGGAAGACGTTCATCCGGCGGTTCAACAGGGTGCCGCCGCGGTCGAAGTTGGGGAAATTCCAGTACGATCCGTGTAGCTACGCGCTGAATTTCGACCAAGGACCGGGGCAGAACGGTCAACTCGAGGACGACGGGGTTTTCCGGGACTTTCCGTCGCGGTATGCGGCGATTCCGGTGCAGAACAGCCTGTTGTTGAATGACGGTGCGCCGCTCACGTGAGGCGCCTAACTTGCGCCGGGCGCTGGCGTGGCGTGCAGAAAGTCGGTTGGGTTTACCCGTTTTATACTACAAAGGAATCTTGTTGGTTCGGcagattatttttctttttagtaaatatatttaatttacttgtaggcttttttttaatattcttttAAAAGTTGTCAAATACTACTTGGTGGTTGaatttagggttaagtaccaaaaaCCCCCCAAACGTTGGGGCCcatatcgcgtataggaccctatagtcagggtccgcgctgtttactacctcaacgtggctaaatcTAAGCAAATTTCCCCCCAACGTTGgacccctatcgcgtataggatcATATAGTCAGgtattaagtaccaaataccccccaacGGTGACTTAATGCAGGGGGTATTTGGTATTtgagggggggatttgcttaggtttagccacgttgaggtagtaaacagcgcggaccctgactatagggtcctatacgcgataggggccccaacgttgggggtatttggtacttaacccttgaatttattcaaaataattttttttttttttgcaacacAATTCCTTctatacatttatatatagtactatattaGAGGTACTTTGTCGAGTTTTTATCTTGTGGTATTTAATTCCTTTTTTTAGTGCACATTGTCGTTATATATGGTTCAATGAAACACTCTTCCCCTAGTTTCCCCCTATTTTCTcaatctatatacatatattaaagcAAAGAATCTGGCTGTAAAAATTCTCCTCCAAAAAtctcattaaatttattaagtgatagttttttttaagggttaattacgccaaaaccCATGAACTTTGGCCCAATTGTTTTGGCCCAATTTCAAATTTTTCCATGAACTTCAATTTTTACCTTCAATTTCCTGAATTTaaacatttgttcaatttttccacaatTTTGAGCTCCGGCGAGTACTGAGCTGACTTGGCGTCTACATGGTACTATCGAGATGACATGGCGCCTACTTGGACCGGAAAATTGACActtggaaaataaaaaaaaatagaaaaataatagcaaaaccaaaaaaaagtTCATCCACCTTCCAGTGGCTGCCATTCCCGTCACCCTTCCCCCAATTCCGGTGGAAGTCCACCAAAGTATCGCCGACCTACTCACCTACGCCGCCGACATCAGCTTGCCATCCTCAAAACACACCCACTCTCTCATCAATGTCAAATATCTAATTGCAGCGCACTAAAAAAGGGGTGAAAATGTCGGGAAGAGGAAATGGGGGCAAAGGTTTGGGGAAAGGCGGAGCTAAGCGGCACAAAAAGGTGCTGCGCGACAACATGCAGGGTATCACTAAGCCGGCCATCCCCTGGCCCTCGCTGCTATATATTTAAGCAACCACCGACTGGGATTGAAAGAAGAAGCTAAGGTGTAAGAGCGGCGACGACTGGAAATTGAGGGTCTGGAAGCGACCCCGTTGCCCTCGGTGGATTTGGAGATCTGCATCGTGCGGGAAGGGGAGGCCTCTTTCCCTTTCCCTTGGAGTAGGCATTTTTAAGAAGAAACTTCAATTGTTCGattttcagatttccagatctGAGTACTATGCTGAATGGGGCCATCGAATTCCAGAAACTTCAATTCTTCCGGCGAGCTCGACCGAAAAGGGAAGGGAGGCGAAGTCTGTGCAGCAGCTCTGTCGCGTGTGCGGCGGCGACCGGTGAAAGGAAGGGAGTCAGCCGCGGCCACGATCGAGAAGGAAGTCAGGGTTGAGAGACAaaaagtggagagagagagagataaaatacaggactaaacgacgtcgttttatccCAACAAAATGATGTCGTTTTATTCATCGTCTGAGAATTCCACGTCATATTTTCGGTAACCTAAAAAGTGCCACGTTAGCTTGTGATTTGAGGATTTTTAAAAAgtgtggaaaaattgaacaagtgtttaaattcagggaattgaATGTAAAAatttaagttcatggaaaagcTTGAAATCGGGCCAAAGTTCATGGGTTTTgacgtaattaaccctttttttaacTATTGGAATAATAGCTTGAAATGTTGGGCTTTTTGTATTTAATTCTACATGAAGTATTAAATATCCAAGATAAATTATGTAAATATGAGGTATTGGGACAacaacattaattttaatactattagaaatatttatgtatttaaaattgtaacaaaaataataatatcattattttttcccactattatctatttatttgtttttggatAGTGTTGATGTAAATATAAACTACAAAGTCTACAATGAATTACAAATCTCAACATGAATTTTTTATTGTGCTTAATTGAGCATTAAAAATAGACAATGCAAATTTTCTGTTAGATTTGTTAAATATGTACTTTTGTCAGAATAATAAGTCGTGCTAACTAAATAACATTAAcccaaattatttttcaaaaaatattaattaaaaaagtatTGCTTGCAATAACTTAGACATCTGAATAAgttcaaatattatatttatcaaaatgaaaatattaaGAACGTTAGAATAtgatcaaataaatattttctatTTGATGGACAACATATTATTCATAGTTTCTTGAGATATTATATTTCAGACTATAATTATTTGTTTGGCTTAGTTAAATTTTTGtcttcataaaattaaattcattattATACTACACATTTGAAAACGAAAAGTTATTTAACTATGAAATGCAATAATTAAGATATTTTAATtgtgtgaatttatattttttaatgtatttaaGCGAAATGATATTCATGTATTtgcttattaaataaaatattaagcaAGATACCTGAATTTATCTAAACTTCAAATTGAACACAAACTTTGATCCATTGATCAAACGTTTGTTTATTCTACGTattttgatttatatttttagttgttTGAACATTTTAGGTTATGATCCCTAATAGTAAAGCTAATTGTTTGACAATATAATATTTAGagaattat harbors:
- the LOC131008668 gene encoding potassium transporter 8-like isoform X1: MDSGRPVMDNEGWSGKHTVKKESWRTVFALAYQSLGVVYGDLSTSPLYVYKSTFAEDIQHSETNEEIYGVLSFVFWTLTLIPLVKYVFIVLRADDNGEGGTFALYSLLCRHARVSTLPNGQLADEDLYEYKKENIESSSSNGVGLRLRSALEKHRVLQRVLLTLALLGACMVIGDGVLTPAISVFSAVSGLELLVSKHHHQYIEVPVVCIILVFLFSLQHFGTHRIGFLFGPVVITWLLCISSIGVYNIFQWNPHVYEALSPYYMYKFLKKTQRQGWMSLGGILLCITGSEAMYADLGHFSQLSIKVAFSFVVYPSLVLAYMGQAAYLSTHHIIENDYPIGFYVSVPEKLRWPVLGIAILAAVVGSQAIITGTFSIIKQCSALGCFPRVKIIHTSSKICGRIYIPEINWTLMLLCLAVTIGFRNTKHISNASGLAVITVMLVTTCLMSLVIILCWNRSALLAIAFALFFGSIEALYFSSALIKFLEGAWVPVALSFVFLVVMFVWHYGTMKKYEFDVQNKVSLNWLLRVGPDLGVVRVRGIGLIHTELVSGIPAILSHFVANLPAFHQVLVFFCVKYVPVPHVRPEERFLVGRVGPREYRVYRCIARYGYRDALLDDVTFEEDLVGTIAEFIRSERKHHEHSEDGFEGKDRMTVVGRPSAFKIGDDAEVPMKRVRFVVPEVDKQGEAEVEELMEAREAGMAFILGHCHVKAKAGSGLMKRIAIDVGYGFLRRNSRAPTYMKSFPHASTLEVGMIYHV
- the LOC131008668 gene encoding potassium transporter 8-like isoform X2, which translates into the protein MDNEGWSGKHTVKKESWRTVFALAYQSLGVVYGDLSTSPLYVYKSTFAEDIQHSETNEEIYGVLSFVFWTLTLIPLVKYVFIVLRADDNGEGGTFALYSLLCRHARVSTLPNGQLADEDLYEYKKENIESSSSNGVGLRLRSALEKHRVLQRVLLTLALLGACMVIGDGVLTPAISVFSAVSGLELLVSKHHHQYIEVPVVCIILVFLFSLQHFGTHRIGFLFGPVVITWLLCISSIGVYNIFQWNPHVYEALSPYYMYKFLKKTQRQGWMSLGGILLCITGSEAMYADLGHFSQLSIKVAFSFVVYPSLVLAYMGQAAYLSTHHIIENDYPIGFYVSVPEKLRWPVLGIAILAAVVGSQAIITGTFSIIKQCSALGCFPRVKIIHTSSKICGRIYIPEINWTLMLLCLAVTIGFRNTKHISNASGLAVITVMLVTTCLMSLVIILCWNRSALLAIAFALFFGSIEALYFSSALIKFLEGAWVPVALSFVFLVVMFVWHYGTMKKYEFDVQNKVSLNWLLRVGPDLGVVRVRGIGLIHTELVSGIPAILSHFVANLPAFHQVLVFFCVKYVPVPHVRPEERFLVGRVGPREYRVYRCIARYGYRDALLDDVTFEEDLVGTIAEFIRSERKHHEHSEDGFEGKDRMTVVGRPSAFKIGDDAEVPMKRVRFVVPEVDKQGEAEVEELMEAREAGMAFILGHCHVKAKAGSGLMKRIAIDVGYGFLRRNSRAPTYMKSFPHASTLEVGMIYHV
- the LOC131009938 gene encoding uncharacterized protein LOC131009938, with translation MASQLQTTTPESNRRGDDSADDFVEAAFFRRRCCCSWTLPCYGRPKTKNWERISTSESERHDDGGERSWWSDGVEAFKKVREWSELVAGPKWKTFIRRFNRVPPRSKLGKFQYDPCSYALNFDQGPGQNGQLEDDGVFRDFPSRYAAIPVQNSLLLNDGAPLT